A stretch of the Orcinus orca chromosome 1, mOrcOrc1.1, whole genome shotgun sequence genome encodes the following:
- the ARHGEF19 gene encoding rho guanine nucleotide exchange factor 19 isoform X9, translated as MRPSRAGSWPHCPSAQSPALEGPWSSQHLQPQRRASHGSEKKSAWRKMRVYQQEEALGSPEAHAVFLEPSQATEQALRTAEPRPLELPGPTRVGLEGPERRRFSASELMTRLHSSLRLGRNSAARALTPGSGPGAAAREGKASGRESRSVEMRVDATAMPALVDLSGGHGSWPEPRLDAQEEPAPGSRSASERRQSRFLLNSVLYQEYSDVASARELRRQQREEEGPGDEAEGAEEGPGPPRANLSPSSSFRAQRSARGSTFSLWQDIPDVRGSGVLATLSLRDCKLQEAKFELITSEASYIHSLSVAVGHFLGSAELSECLGVQDKQWLFSKLPEVKSTSERFLQDLEQRLEADVLRFSVCDIVLHHCPAFRRVYLPYVTNQAYQERTYQRLLLENPKFPSILARLEESPVCQRLPLTSFLILPFQRITRLKMLVENILKRTAQGSENEDMATKAFNALKELVQECNASVQSMKRTEELIHLSKKIHFEGKIFPLISQARWLVRHGELAELAPLPAAPPSKLKLSSKAVYLHLFNDCLLLSRRKELGKFAVFVHARMAELQVKDLSLKLQGIPGHVFLLQLLHGQHTKHQFLLRARTESEKQRWISAMCPSTPQEDREVISEGEDRPQVQCVRTYKALQPDELTLEKTDILAVRTRTSDGWLEGVRLADGEKGWVPQAYVEEISSLSARLRNLRENKRITTAASKLGEPV; from the exons ATGCGGCCCAGCAGGGCTGGCAGCTGGCCACACTGTCCTAGTGCCCAGTCCCCAGCTCTGGAGGGACCCTGGAGTTCCCAGCACCTACAGCCACAGCGTCGGGCCAGCCACGGCTCGGAGAAGAAGTCAGCCT GGCGCAAGATGCGGGTGTACCAGCAAGAAGAGGCCCTTGGCAGCCCTGAGGCCCATGCTGTCTTCCTAGAGCCAAGCCAGGCGACAGAACAGGCCCTGAGAACAGCAGAGCCTAGGCCGCTGGAGCTGCCTGGGCCCACCCGAGTGGGCCTCGAGGGGCCTGAGCGGAGGCGCTTCTCAGCCTCTGAGCTGATGACCCGGTTGCACTCTTCCCTGCGCCTGGGACGGAATTCGGCAGCCAGGGCACTGACCCCAGGGTCAGGCCCTGGAGCTGCTGCCCGGGAAG GGAAAGCGTCTGGAAGAGAGTCGCGCAGTGTAGAGATGCGGGTGGACGCTACGGCGATGCCGGCTCTTGTTGACCTGAGCGGGGGCCACGGCAGCTGGCCCGAGCCCAG GCTAGATGCGCAGGAAGAGCCGGCTCCGGGTTCCAGAAGCGCCAGCGAGCGGCGCCAGTCACGGTTCCTCCTTAACT CGGTCCTCTACCAGGAATATAGCGACGTGGCCAGCGCCCGCGAACTGCGGCGGCAGCAGCGCGAGGAGGAGGGTCCGGGGGACGAGGCCGAGGGCGCGGAGGAGGGGCCCGGGCCGCCGCGCGCCAACCTCTCCCCGAGCAGCTCCTTCCGGGCGCAGCGCTCGGCGCGAGGCTCCACCTTCTCGCTGTGGCAAGACATCCCCGACGTGCGCGGCAGCGGCGTCCTGGctacgctgagcctgcgcgactgtAAACTGCAGGAG GCCAAATTTGAGCTGATTACGTCCGAGGCCTCATACATCCACAGCCTGTCGGTGGCCGTGGGCCACTTCTTAGGCTCGGCCGAGCTGAGTGAGTGTCTGGGGGTGCAGGACAAGCAGTGGCTGTTCTCCAAACTGCCCGAGGTCAAGAGCACCAGCGAGAG GTTCCTACAGGACCTGGAGCAGCGGTTGGAGGCCGATGTCCTGCGCTTCAGCGTGTGCGATATTGTGTTGCACCACTGTCCGGCCTTCCGCCGCGTCTACCTGCCCTATGTCACCAACCAGGCCTATCAGGAGCGCACCTACCAGCGGCTGCT CCTGGAGAACCCCAAATTCCCCAGCATCCTGGCTCGCCTGGAGGAGTCTCCCGTGTGCCAGCGTCTgcccctcacctccttcctcaTCCTGCCGTTTCAGAGGATCACCCGCCTCAAGATGCTGGTGGAG AACATCCTGAAACGGACAGCACAGGGTTCAGAAAACGAAGACATGGCCACCAAGGCCTTCAACGCACTCAAGGAG CTGGTGCAAGAGTGCAATGCCAGTGTGCAGTCCATGAAGAGGACGGAGGAGCTCATCCACCTGAGCAAGAAGATCCACTTTGAGGGCAAG ATCTTCCCGCTGATCTCGCAGGCCCGCTGGCTGGTTCGGCACGGGGAGCTGGCGGAGCTGGCCCCGCTGCCCGCGGCACCCCCTTCCAAGCTGAAGCTATCCAGCAAGGCGGTCTACCTGCACCTCTTCAACGACTGCCTGCTGCTCTCCCGGAGGAAGGA GCTGGGGAAATTCGCTGTCTTCGTCCACGCCAGGATGGCTGAGCTGCAGGTGAAGGACCTAAGCCTGAAGCTCCAGGGCATCCCTGGCCACGTGTTCCTCCTTCAGCTCCTCCATGGGCAGCACACTAAGCACCAGTTCCTGCTGAGGGCCCGGACAGA AAGTGAGAAGCAGCGATGGATCTCAGCCATGTGCCCCTCTACCCCCCAGGAGGACAGGGAGGTCATCAGCGAGGGGGAAG ACCGCCCCCAGGTTCAGTGTGTCAGGACATACAAGGCACTGCAGCCAGACGAGCTGACCTTGGAGAAGACTGACATCCTGGCAGTGAGGACCCGGACCAGTGATG GCTGGCTGGAGGGGGTCCGCCTGGCAGATGGTGAGAAAGGGTGGGTGCCCCAGGCCTACGTGGAAGAGATCAGCAGCCTCAGTGCCCGCCTCCGAAACCTCCGGGAAAATAAGCGGATCACAACTGCCGCCAGCAAACTGGGGGAGCCCGTGTGA
- the ARHGEF19 gene encoding rho guanine nucleotide exchange factor 19 isoform X10 — MRVYQQEEALGSPEAHAVFLEPSQATEQALRTAEPRPLELPGPTRVGLEGPERRRFSASELMTRLHSSLRLGRNSAARALTPGSGPGAAAREGKASGRESRSVEMRVDATAMPALVDLSGGHGSWPEPRLDAQEEPAPGSRSASERRQSRFLLNSVLYQEYSDVASARELRRQQREEEGPGDEAEGAEEGPGPPRANLSPSSSFRAQRSARGSTFSLWQDIPDVRGSGVLATLSLRDCKLQEAKFELITSEASYIHSLSVAVGHFLGSAELSECLGVQDKQWLFSKLPEVKSTSERFLQDLEQRLEADVLRFSVCDIVLHHCPAFRRVYLPYVTNQAYQERTYQRLLLENPKFPSILARLEESPVCQRLPLTSFLILPFQRITRLKMLVENILKRTAQGSENEDMATKAFNALKELVQECNASVQSMKRTEELIHLSKKIHFEGKIFPLISQARWLVRHGELAELAPLPAAPPSKLKLSSKAVYLHLFNDCLLLSRRKELGKFAVFVHARMAELQVKDLSLKLQGIPGHVFLLQLLHGQHTKHQFLLRARTESEKQRWISAMCPSTPQEDREVISEGEDRPQVQCVRTYKALQPDELTLEKTDILAVRTRTSDGWLEGVRLADGEKGWVPQAYVEEISSLSARLRNLRENKRITTAASKLGEPV; from the exons ATGCGGGTGTACCAGCAAGAAGAGGCCCTTGGCAGCCCTGAGGCCCATGCTGTCTTCCTAGAGCCAAGCCAGGCGACAGAACAGGCCCTGAGAACAGCAGAGCCTAGGCCGCTGGAGCTGCCTGGGCCCACCCGAGTGGGCCTCGAGGGGCCTGAGCGGAGGCGCTTCTCAGCCTCTGAGCTGATGACCCGGTTGCACTCTTCCCTGCGCCTGGGACGGAATTCGGCAGCCAGGGCACTGACCCCAGGGTCAGGCCCTGGAGCTGCTGCCCGGGAAG GGAAAGCGTCTGGAAGAGAGTCGCGCAGTGTAGAGATGCGGGTGGACGCTACGGCGATGCCGGCTCTTGTTGACCTGAGCGGGGGCCACGGCAGCTGGCCCGAGCCCAG GCTAGATGCGCAGGAAGAGCCGGCTCCGGGTTCCAGAAGCGCCAGCGAGCGGCGCCAGTCACGGTTCCTCCTTAACT CGGTCCTCTACCAGGAATATAGCGACGTGGCCAGCGCCCGCGAACTGCGGCGGCAGCAGCGCGAGGAGGAGGGTCCGGGGGACGAGGCCGAGGGCGCGGAGGAGGGGCCCGGGCCGCCGCGCGCCAACCTCTCCCCGAGCAGCTCCTTCCGGGCGCAGCGCTCGGCGCGAGGCTCCACCTTCTCGCTGTGGCAAGACATCCCCGACGTGCGCGGCAGCGGCGTCCTGGctacgctgagcctgcgcgactgtAAACTGCAGGAG GCCAAATTTGAGCTGATTACGTCCGAGGCCTCATACATCCACAGCCTGTCGGTGGCCGTGGGCCACTTCTTAGGCTCGGCCGAGCTGAGTGAGTGTCTGGGGGTGCAGGACAAGCAGTGGCTGTTCTCCAAACTGCCCGAGGTCAAGAGCACCAGCGAGAG GTTCCTACAGGACCTGGAGCAGCGGTTGGAGGCCGATGTCCTGCGCTTCAGCGTGTGCGATATTGTGTTGCACCACTGTCCGGCCTTCCGCCGCGTCTACCTGCCCTATGTCACCAACCAGGCCTATCAGGAGCGCACCTACCAGCGGCTGCT CCTGGAGAACCCCAAATTCCCCAGCATCCTGGCTCGCCTGGAGGAGTCTCCCGTGTGCCAGCGTCTgcccctcacctccttcctcaTCCTGCCGTTTCAGAGGATCACCCGCCTCAAGATGCTGGTGGAG AACATCCTGAAACGGACAGCACAGGGTTCAGAAAACGAAGACATGGCCACCAAGGCCTTCAACGCACTCAAGGAG CTGGTGCAAGAGTGCAATGCCAGTGTGCAGTCCATGAAGAGGACGGAGGAGCTCATCCACCTGAGCAAGAAGATCCACTTTGAGGGCAAG ATCTTCCCGCTGATCTCGCAGGCCCGCTGGCTGGTTCGGCACGGGGAGCTGGCGGAGCTGGCCCCGCTGCCCGCGGCACCCCCTTCCAAGCTGAAGCTATCCAGCAAGGCGGTCTACCTGCACCTCTTCAACGACTGCCTGCTGCTCTCCCGGAGGAAGGA GCTGGGGAAATTCGCTGTCTTCGTCCACGCCAGGATGGCTGAGCTGCAGGTGAAGGACCTAAGCCTGAAGCTCCAGGGCATCCCTGGCCACGTGTTCCTCCTTCAGCTCCTCCATGGGCAGCACACTAAGCACCAGTTCCTGCTGAGGGCCCGGACAGA AAGTGAGAAGCAGCGATGGATCTCAGCCATGTGCCCCTCTACCCCCCAGGAGGACAGGGAGGTCATCAGCGAGGGGGAAG ACCGCCCCCAGGTTCAGTGTGTCAGGACATACAAGGCACTGCAGCCAGACGAGCTGACCTTGGAGAAGACTGACATCCTGGCAGTGAGGACCCGGACCAGTGATG GCTGGCTGGAGGGGGTCCGCCTGGCAGATGGTGAGAAAGGGTGGGTGCCCCAGGCCTACGTGGAAGAGATCAGCAGCCTCAGTGCCCGCCTCCGAAACCTCCGGGAAAATAAGCGGATCACAACTGCCGCCAGCAAACTGGGGGAGCCCGTGTGA